The following nucleotide sequence is from Flavobacterium sp. N1736.
TTGAATAATAAAATGGCTCTTGAAATGGAAAAATTGGGTGAAACGAATGTAACGGGAACGTATTTCTATAAAAAAGATCATACGCATACTTCTGCAAAAGGCGCTGTGCTTTCGGCTTCGGTGATTATTAGTGAAGTGAGAGAAAGCAAAAATTCGCTCAAAAAATATGTTTTAAAAGATCCGAAAATTGTGCTTCCGTCAAAGAAAAAAGTCTTTTTAGTGGGAGATTCTACAATGGCGAATAATAAAGATGAAAATGCTGTTGGCTGGGGTGTCACTTTTCCTATGTTTTGCGATACGACTAAAATTGAGGTAATTAACAAAGCCAGAGGCGGGAGAAGTACGAGAACTTTTGATCATGAAGGTCTTTGGGAGGAAGTTAAAAACCAATTACAACCCGGAAATTTTGTCCTGATTCAGTTTGGTCATAACGACGCCGGAGCTGTTGATAAGGAAAAATTCAGAGGTTCATTGAAAGGTAACGGAGATGAAATTCAAGAGGTTAAACTGTCCGACGGATCTAAAGAAACTGTTCATACTTTTGGCTGGTATATGAACAAATTTATCCGCGAAGCCAAAGAAAAAGGCGCGATTGTAATTGTGCTGAGTCAGACGCCAAGAAACGAATGGACAAACGACAAGGTTGAAAGAAGAACGGATACGTACGGAAAATGGTCTAAAGAAGCTGCTGAAAAAGAAGGCGTTTTTTATATTGATTTGAATGAAATTGTGGCATTAAAATATGAAGCTTTAGGAAAAGAAAAAGTAAAGGCGTTTTTCCCAAAAGATCATACGCATACGGGTTTTGAAGGTGCAAAACTAAACGCACAAACCGTAGCTGAAAGTATTAAAAAACTAGGAGTTCAATTGTGAATTGTGAATTGTGAGTTGTGAATTGTGAGTTATGGGTTAACTTCTAACTTCTAACATTTAACTTCTAACATTTAACATCTAACTTCTAACATTTAACATCTAACTTCTAACACAAAAAAAACCTCATCTAATTGCTTAAACGAGGTTTTATCTTTTTCATTCAAAAAAGATTATTTTTTTGATTCTTCGATAGAAACTTTTCTGAATTCTTTTAAAAGTTTTTCAATTTCTAAAGTCGCTTTACGAGCTCTAGGTCCAGCAGCTTTAACTCCTTTTTCAGTTAATGATTCAGCCTCTGCTTTGAATGTGTCGATTTCGGCGTTGATTTTTACTAATAGATCTTTCATGCTTATACTTGTTAAATTAAGGCGCAAAAATAAAAGTTTGCTTGATAGATAACGCAAGTTTAGTGTTAAAATTATCACTCTTTTTACCCCGAAAGTTAATATTTCATTAACCGATCTTCTTCATCATTCATTATCAAACCATTACAGAAATAACTTTTTTTATTTTTTTTTACGTTATCACTTAATAATCACGGGATAATAACAATTTTCAGACATTTTTTGTATTACAAAATCAACACTTAAAGACTTTACAACTGTAAACTCTTACAACTTTGTGGTTCTGCAACTTACTCTGTTAATTGTTTGTTTATATAGACATTTTTAAAGGTTACTCCGTTTATTAAGCTTTTATCTATATTGGTTTTGGTGGTTTCTATATTTAAATTTTCAAAAGTAAAATTTGACAAACGTACATTCGGGTCATTTTCAACTCCGTAAAAAGTATCACATTTCAACTCTATATTTTTCAAAGTGATATTGTCTCCGTAAGAAAGCGGAATATCAGGACGTCCTTTTAGATCAAAAAACTGTTTCCACGCAAATACAGCAAGTCCTGTTTTGGCTTCTCCTTTAATATCTTCGACTCTAATATATTCATATCGCTGTGGTGTATCGGGACGCATTTTAAGCCATAATAATCGTGATGCTCCATCTATTTTGCAGTTGCGCATAATGACATTTCTGTTATGGATGGATTCACTTCCGTTTGTTAAGGATGAATGACAAAAACCGAAATTACAGTCTTCTATGATAATATTGGCGTTTGGTCCGTTGTTTTTGTCCTGATCTGCATATGGGCCTTTTCCTCCTTTTAGGGCAATCGCATCATCGTTTACTGACATATAACAGCCTTTTACTAAAAAATTGGTGCAAATATCTATATCAATCGCATCTGTACTTGGTGCTTTTACGCCAATATGTGGGGAGAAAATGTACAAATCGAGCATTTTTACATTGTTGCATTTATAAAAATGGTTTGTCCAAAAACCTGAATTTATCAGTTTTACATCTTGTAATTGCACGTTGTTCGAATTCCACACAAAAATTAATCTTGGTCTAGAAACTTCGAGGTTGGTACATTTTGGGTTTTCTTTTCGTCTTTGCCAGAATGCTTCCCAATATTTTTTACCGTTTCCGTTGATGGTTCCTTTTCCGGAAATCGAAAAATGATCGACTCCGTAAGCATTTACCAAAGCCGGAAAATAATCCAGATTTTGTCCTTCCATTCGTGATGGCATAATTGGAAAATCGGCAATATTATCTGATCCTTTTAAAACTCCGCCTTCTGAAACGTATAAAGCTGTTTTTGGTTTAAAAAATAAGGCACCGCTTAAATAAACACCTTTGGGAATTACAATTACGCCGCCGCCATTTGCAGCAGCTTTATCGATTACTTTTTGGATGGCGACGGTTTGAATTTTAGTGCTGTCTTTGCTTACGCCAAAATCTGTAATGATATATTGTTTGCCTAAATCTTTTAATTGGAGTTTCGTATAATCTTTAAACCAGTCTGAAATTGGTGATCCGTCCGGGAAAGTGTCGTTTTTGTAGTTTTGAGATATTAGCACTTGCGTGAAAGCGAAAATGCATATTATCGAGGTTAGAATGTTTTTCATTTTTGGTTGGTGTTAGTGAGGTTGGTATTTGTCTTTGCGAGGAACGAAGCAATCACATTTGCTGAGTCACACTTTATGGTTTTGTTAGTGAGGTTGCTTCGTTCCTCGCAATGACGTGGTTTGTGGTTATTTTGTGCTTACTTTACCTCAACTTTAATTTTTGCTGAAAGCTGCTTCGCAATATTCGTCACGTAATTGGTAAAATAAGGGGAATCTTTAAAGTTTTTATCAGCGCTTAATTCCCATCCGGCAATTGGGTAATAACTAATTTGCTGTTTGTTTTTTACGTTTAATTTTATAAGATATGAATCTGTTAATTGTCCGGTTTTTGGTGCTTCGATATAGCCTTTATAGACATTTTTCGGAATTATTATAGCTGTTCCTAAAATCCATTGGCGTTCGTAGGTTAATTTATCGTGCTGAATAAAACATACAAAATCGCCTGAGTCAATTACTTGCAATGGGTTCTGGTTGTTTAGGTTAGAAAGTGCAATCAATAACATTTCGTTTCCTTTTAATCCGTTTAGAGATACGGTATTTTTATAACCGTACATTCCCGGCCAGATCGAAGCGGTTTCTTGTGCCTGATATTCGTTTCCGTCTATTTTCCAGTTATGGTAATTATAGCTTAAAACGGAGTTTACCGGACCTTCACTGACGATTTTGAACGTCGTTTTTTCGATATTATTTACGGTATCGCTGGCGATAATTCCGAGTCTGTTGATTTTATTGTCTTTCAATAAGGCAAAACCGCCTAATCCGGCAGAATTTCCAACAGGAAAAATATCTCTTCCCCAATCGTACATTACGTGATAATTATCTTCAACGGCGCCTTTGCTGTTTATACCCACATCTTCGGGCGTGATTCCGGGTATTTTTTTCCCGAAAACATCTTTAGAATTTCTTCCGTCTAAATAATGTCTAAAACCAACTTTATCATTTTCCCAGCTTGGTCCGTCGGTTTGATATTTTTGATAGCCTAATTTTTTATGTACCTGATTTGCCATTAAAACTTCTTGCGTGTCCGGATGAACCGGTTTGTCTTTGGCTTCTCTTTTTCCGAATCGAACGCTTGTTTTCATTGGAAATTTAGGATCTTTTTTTGACCATTTTAAGGCTAACGTTTTGGTTTCATTTGGAGAAAAATCGGCAACTAAAAATAATTCATCCCATTTTCCATCTCCGTCAAGGTCATTTACCTGCGCCGGAATTGTATCTGTTTTATAAATTAAAATTGGATATTGACTGGCTTCGTCTTTAATCGAAAGCTGATTTCTTTTTATTGAAATTGCTTTTTGAGACAGTTCTAATTTGGAAGAATTCTTTAAAACAATTTTGTTTCCGGTTGCTTTTTGCTGTGCATTTATATTTGCAAAAACCATTGCTGTTACTGCAATTGACAGATAGAATTTAGTTTTCATTTTTTTTGTTTTTTTTATGCTGTTTGTTTTTTGTAACAATTTAATCATTTTATACTATTCTAAAAATAAAAGCCGACGCAGTTTCGTATTTTCCTCCCTGAGATGCAGTAAATAAATAGGTGGCTTTTCCGTTTTGAAACAATAACTGCGGTCGTTCGGCACGTCCATATCTATTTAAATGTTTTGGTGCTTCGGGCTGTTTTATATATTTATCCAATGGCTGATATGCAATTGAAGGTTCGTTCCAATAAATACCGTCGTCAGAATCCATATAAAGCCCGTGATCGATTCCGAAAACGCCCATATCTCGGGCTAACATTTTAAATTTCTTGTTTTCGTACCACACAAAAGCGTCTTCGCATTGCTGGTTATTTCCCAGTTTAGAAAAATCAATTAATGGATTATTTTTATGTTTAATGTATGGTCCTTCAAGCGATTTTGAAATTGCCAATCCGTATTTTCTGTTTCCTTTTATGGGGAATTTTGGATGTACATAATTTTCTGTATCCAACGATTTATAATACAGCCAATATTCTCCGTTTGGATGTTTTAAAAAGGATGGATTTGTGGTTAAAAGATCATCCCATTCTCCTTTTTCTCCGGGTAATAATAAGGGTTTGTCGGGTCTTTTCCACGGACCGTAAAGTGAATCAGAAGTTGCTAAACCAATTCGTTTGGTGTCCATTTTTCCGTTGGAATTTCCCATAAAAAACAGGGCATATTTTCCATCCACAAAATGAATACTTGGATTATGACAGGTTGTTGCATCCCAAAATCCTTCGCCACGCGGTGCCAAAATAGTACTTATATATTCGTACGGTCCTTCGGGTTTATCGGCAACGGCGTGTGCAATTTCTGAAGAATTAATCCAGCCGCTCATTCCTTTTGATTTTTTCCATCTTGAAAAAAAAACATGAATTTTGCCATCAGGTCCTTCAATTGGACTGTTGCACCAAACATAATAATCTTCAAATTCAAGCGCACGACCAACGGGACGAAGTTTTTTTTCAAAATCTGAAAGCTTTGGTTCGTCTAAAAAATCTATGGCTTTCGCCGAAAACGGAAGACATAAAGCTAATAATGCAAGTGAATTTCCAACTATAAATTTTCTTCTGTTCATTTTTTAATTTCAGATTTTAGATTTTAGATTCATTATGTTGATTTTTTTCACGCAGATTTGGCAGATTAAGCAGATTTTTTTTATTTTTTAATCTTTTAATCTTTTTAATCTGTGGCTATATTTATTTTTTCTCTGTTTTATCAATCCAATCATCTGTTCTGAAAGGTGATGCGGGCAGGTTTTCAGTATTGAATAAATTGGGTTCCGGTACGGCTTTCCATGCAAAACGAACGGCTGCGGGATTTTTTACTTTTGAAGAGGAAACTACTATTGTTTTTCCTTCAATTTTGGCATTGGCAGGATAAAAAATCTGATCGTCTCCGGCAATTTCAAATTCTTTCAGCGTTTCTCCGTCTTTCTTCAAACCTGATTCGGCATAATCAAAAAACAATTGTGCTTTTTGATTTTTAATTTTCATGTGATTGTAAATGGGTCCTGAATACACTAATTTATTTTCGTTATACGTTTTGGCTCTTGCCAATAAAGCAAGGCGATGCCCAACGGTTTGTTTGTCTATTGGGTGAATATTGTTTGCGTCGCCAACATCTGTTGTAACAACCATTCCGCTATTGGTTATGGTTTTTAAGGACATTAATTGTGCTTCCCGAATGTCTGCATTTTGTCCTTTGTGAGGTGCAATTTGTACATAATAAAAAGGGAAATCACCTTGTTTCCAATCGTCTCTCCAATTTTTTACCATTGCCGGAAATAGTGTTCGGTACAAATTTGCTTGTCCGGAATTGCTTTCGCCCTGATACCAGATTACGCCTTTCATGGTGTAATTTATTAAAGGATAAAGCATCGCATTATACAAAACATAGGAGGTTTTATTGGCTTCTTTCTTTGGCTTTTTTATTTCTGATTTTGCTGCATTTGCCGCGCTTGCGATTCGTTCATTTATTAAGGCTAAATAATAGGCTTCTAGTTTTTCCTGATATATTTTTTCGTTTTTGGCATCTTGCTGCAATATTGGCAAAAAAGAAACATCGCTTTCTAAAACATTTTGAGATGTCCACGCTTCTGCTTTTGTACCGCCCCACGAACTCGAAATTAATCCGATTGGGACGTTTAATTTTTGATATAATTCTCTCCCGAAAAAATAAGCTACTGCCGAAAATGTATTGATACTTTCGGGCGAACATTTTTTCCATGAACCAATTACATCGTCAAGTGGCTTTGGTGATGCATTTGTTAAAACGGTAAACAATCTGATGTTTGGGTAGGAAGCATTTTTAACTTCTTCCTGATAGTTTTTAACTCCGGTTTTCCAGGTTCCTTCTTCTTTTCCTACAGGAAAATACATGTTTGATTGTCCGGAACAAATCCAGACTTCACCAATTAAAATATTATTGAGTATAATTTTATTGGTTGCGGTAATGGTTATTGTATATGTTTTTTCGCTTCCTGTTGGCGTATCAAGAGTTGTTTTCCATGTTCCGTCGGGATTTGCAACGGTTTCAATTGTGGTAGTTAACCATTCTGGATGAATGCTTATTTTTTCGTTTGGAGACGCCCATCCCCATACATTGACTTTTGCGTTTTGCTGTAAAACCATATTATCGCTTACCAATGCAGGCAATTTAACCTGAGCGGTAAGGGAAATTTTCACAAACAAAACAACTAAAAACAAGGGCAACTTTTTTAAGTAAATCATTGGCGTTGAAGTATTAAGTCCTGAACTTTAAATTTAAAATAGTTAAGTCCGAAAAGCATCCTGTGCTTTCCTGTTTCTTTTGAATTGGAAAATGCAAAAAAGCTGTCAAAAAAAGACAGCTTTTTCAAAAAAAACAAAATATAAAAAAAGATTGGGGGCAAAGTTTTTTTAGTCGTAACCAATATTTTGATCATAAAGTCCCGGAACTGCCAGTATTTCCTGTAACGGAATTGGATAAATCAAGGCGTTATTATCTATAGTTCTAATTTTTCCATCGGTATCTTCAACGGCTTTCCAGGCGTTCATTGTTTCAACTGCTTTTCCAGATCTGATTAGATCAAACCATCTTGTTCCTTCTGAGAAAAATTCTTTTCTTCTTTCGGCAAATAATTGATCTAAAGTAATATTTGCAGCATCTGGAGTTATTCCGGCTCTTGTTCTTACTTTATTTACAATGTCATCAACATCGGCCTGCGAGCCTCCGCCTCCGTGAAGTGTACATTCTGCCATCATCATTAATACATCTGTGTAGCGTATTACCATAAAATCTACGCCCCAGTCTTCACGACCGTTTCCGTATCTTGTTGGGTCTATATATTTTTTGAAAACCGGAAGTGTGTAACTTCCTTTATATGTTCCTGTTGCTACTGTATAACTTGTTGCAATACCAAAAGTTTTTCTAAGATCTGTTGCAGCAAACTTATTTACAAGGTCTGTCGATACGGGTTTTGCTTCTAAAGATCCTTGTGCCGATAAATTAACTGAGGCAAAATAAGGTTCGTAGCCTACTTCTACCATAAAATTGCCTCCAACAGAGCTTGGAAGACTTTGTGTATATGGAATCGTTAATACGTTTTCTTTATTTGTCAGTCCTTCAATTTTAAAAATATTCGCATAATCAGTACCAAAAGTATATAGTCCGCTTAGTTTGATATCGTTTAATTGCTGATAGGCTTTATCCCATTCGTTTAAGCCAAGTGTAGCGCCGTCAATTCCGTAAGTTGGGCTTGAGCGTGTCATATAAACAAGACCTAATAATGCTTTTGCTCCATATTTTGAAACTCTTCCGTAGTTTGCAGCATCGTATGCAGGAAGAAGATCCGGAATAGCTTGTTCAAGGTCGGAGATAATAAAATCGTAAACATCTTTAACGGGTGTTCTTTTAACATTTGCTACTTCTGCAGCTGTCATTGTTCTGTCGATTAACGGTACTCTTCCAAACCATCTGATTAAATCAAAGTAGCAAAATGCTCTAAGAAAACGAGCTTCGGCAACCATTGAAGTTTTATCGGCAGGATTTGTAAAAATAAGGTCTCCTTTTTCGGATAGTTTTTCGAGCAATTGATTTGCTTTATAAATCGCATTGTAATTACTTGTGTATGCTTCTTTTACATAGGTATTGGTGCTGATATTGGTATAAAAGCTGTTGATTCCCTCCCATTCTCTTGATGCTGTTGTGGTTGCATACAAATTATCTGATCTGGTTTCGCTTAAATTTAAAACTCTGTTGGCATAACCATACGTTCCCGCACCATGAAAGGCAACGGAATAGGTAGCATTTCTTGCCTGAACAAAATCAGACTGTGTAAGATAAAAATTCTCTATTGTTCGTTGTGAAAGTGGCAATTGAGTCAATTCATCTTCGCAGCATGTAAAGGCAAATAATGCCAAAACGCCTGCAGCTAAAGAGATATATTTTTTCATTTTATTTTAATTAAAATTAATGTTAAGACCTATAACAAGTGACTTTGCAAGTGGAGCGCCTCCGTAATCTACCGGCACAGAAAAATCACTATTAGAACTTGCCGAAGTATTTACAGCTTCGGGATTGTAACCTACCTTATATTTATTCCAGTAGAACCAGTTTTCTCCTGTAATGTAAAGTCTTGCATTGTCAATTCTTTTTACGCCTTTTAATGCCTGTCTCAAATTATAACCAATTGAAATACTTCTGATACTTACATAATCTGATTTATACAACCAATCTGAGTTTGCCTGATATCCAAAAGAAGTTCTCCAGTTTCCTCTTGTGGCAGGATCTACATCTAATGAATTTTCTACAGATCCCATTCCGGTACGGTCAATCGCTCTTCCTGTTAATCCGTAAACTGTTCCTCCGTTTTGACCCTGTACTAAAACGCTTAAATCAATATCTTTATATTTAAAATTATTGGTGATTCCCCACGTGTATTTTGGAGTAGGATTTCCTAAATCTACACGATCTTCTGAGTTTATTTTTTTGTCTCCGTTTTGATCAATATATCTTGGATCTCCTAAAACGAGTTTATTTCCCCCAATAGTAGTTCCGCCTTTATCAATATCAGCCTGACTTACAACGCCATTTTGCTGTAATCCGAAGATGGTATACATGGGTTTGCCAACTTCTAATTTTATAAACGGAACGCCTCCATCATAAGCATTACTAATTTCAATTTTAGACTGACCTGTTCCTAATGCCAAAACTTTATTTTCGTTATGACTGATATTTGCTGATGTTCTCCACTCGAAATTATTTGTTTTAACGTTTATGGAATTCAATTCAAATTCCCATCCTTTGTTTTCAACTTCTCCAATATTGGTTAAATAATTTTGAAATCCACTTGCGGCAAGAACCGGAACGCGCAATAATAATTCGCTGTTATTTTTTTTGTACACCTCAAATGTTCCTGTAATTCTGTTTTGAAGAAATCCGAAATCTACACCATAATCAATACTTTTTGATTCTTCCCAGTGCAAGTCAGGATTTGGTATTGTAGATGCTCCAAGTCCGCCGGCAGATGCACCGCCAATAGAATAATTAAATTGTCCCAAAAGTGCATACGGACCGTAAGAAGCAATGTTATTACTTCCGTTTGTACCTGCACTGGCTCTTAATTTTAAATCACTTAGCCAATTTACTTCTTTCAAAAATTCTTCTTGTTTTACTCTCCATCCTAACGAAAGTGAAGAGAATACGCCCCAACGTCTGTCAGTTCCAAATTTTGATGAACCGTCGCGTCTAACACTCGCTGCTAAAATGTATTTTTCTTTATAATTGTATTGCAATCTTGCAAAATAAGAAAGCAATGTATTTTTTTCGGCAGTTGTTGAACCTAATGATCCGGTTGGTAAAGTTTCGATACCGGTATCCTGATAAAGCGCTCCCGATGAAAGTGACGATTTTGTAATTTCATATTTATTAAAAGACTGTCCTAAAAGCACATTAAAATGATGATCTCCTAATGACAAATCGTAATTTAAAGTATTTTCATTTACTAAATTTTGTCTTCTGTACGTGTTATAAGCTCCTCTAATACTTGCAATAACATCGTTTGGCGTGTAACTTTCGTTAACGTTATCTGCGTTATCAAAATTAATTGTGCTTTTAAATGTTAATCCTTTAACAAATTCATAGCTCGCATAAGTAGAAATTAAAGTTCTGTTCATTGAATTTTTCCCTGTTCTGGCTAACGCATTCAACATATTGGTTGTACTGCTTCCCCATGCATACCTTGTGGTGTATTTTTCTCCGGCAGCATTTGATGTGCTTTCAAAAACAGGAGTTGCTGTTAAAGCTTTAAATAATGTATTATCTTTTCCTTCAACACCCGGATCATTTTTTACAGAATAAGAAGGCGCTAAATTGATTCCCATCTTGAATTTTTCTGATAATTTAACATCAACATTTGCTCTTGCAGAAAACAAAGTATAATCAGTTCCTACAATATATCCTGTATTTTTTTGATAATTGGCAGACACATAATAGTTAACCGTTTCTGTAGCTCCCGAAGCTGATAATTGATAATTGCTAAATTCTCCTGTACGGAAAACTTTATCCTGCCAATCGATATAATCCAGTCCCGGATGTCCCGGCATATCCCATCTGTCATCATACAAATAGGTAAAATATCTTGAATTTGCAGTTGTAAGCGGCGCTGTTGGATTTACTGCATTATAAGCCGCAATACGCTGCGCCGTATTTTGATTGGCAGATGCACCTGCAATTCCAGATCCAACCCATTGCGCATCAATCATGGTTTTAGCTCTTCCAATCCATTGTTCTGCCGATAACATATCAACTCTGTTGGCTTCTTTATTAACTCCTCCGTAAGTATTAAAAGTGAATGTTGGTTTCCCTAATTTTCCTTTTTTTGTTGTAATAAGAACTACTCCGTTTGATGCTCTTGATCCATAAATTGCAGCTGCTGCCGCATCTTTTAAAACTTCAATCGAAGCTACATCATTTGGGTTCATATTATCCAGCGGACTACCGTTTGAAAATCCTCCGTTTACATTTGATCCTTCGGTATTAATTGGAAATCCGTCTACTACATACAACGGTTCGTTTCCTGCCGTGATAGAACCTGCTCCACGAATTTCGATACTAAAAGGCTGTCCCGGTAAACCTGTAGTTTGTTTTACACGAACTCCGGCAACCTGCCCAATTAAACCCTGATCGATTCTTGAAATAGGTCTTTCAGTAAAATTTTCTGTTTTAATTCCCGAAATTGCTCCTGTGGTTAATTTTTTCTTTTGAGTTCCGTACCCAATAACTACAACTTCATTTAAGTTAGAACTTTCTGTTTCTAAAGTAACATTGTAGGTATTTGAAGCACCAACTTTTAGTTCTTTTGTCACAAATCCGATAAAAGAAAAAACAAGCGTTTCTCCTTCAGATACCTTGACACTGTACTTTCCATCAAAATCTGTACTGGAAGCTCTATTGGTTCCCTTAACAAATACATTTACTCCCGGTATCGATAGTTTCGCCGGATCAGTAACTGCTCCTGAAACTACTTTTTCTTGCGCATAACCCGTAGAATGGAATAATCCAAACAGAGCTATAATCAGCAAAAGTTTAATGTTATTTTTCATAAAAAGTTTGGTTTGGTTAATTAATTAGTTAAACCAAATTTATTTAGAACCAAACCCCACACCATCCTGTAGTATCCTGTTAAATATCAATATCTTATATTTTTACTTAACCTTTTTTTAACTAAAACCCAATATAAGTGACTGATTTACAATGCGAAAAATATAAATATCATATTAAAAATTTTATTGAATTATTTTTTCACTATACATATTTTTATAGTCTTTATAATAAGAAAATGTAAAAATATTAACCAATTTTAAGATTATTTAATATTTTAAAAACAGGACGCTACAGGATAGCAATTTCAGGAAGGACTTTTACTTTTACTATAACATACCAACCTTTTGACTATTTAAAATGAGACGAATCAAAACCGGTTTCTTTATTATATTTTGT
It contains:
- a CDS encoding SusC/RagA family TonB-linked outer membrane protein; amino-acid sequence: MKNNIKLLLIIALFGLFHSTGYAQEKVVSGAVTDPAKLSIPGVNVFVKGTNRASSTDFDGKYSVKVSEGETLVFSFIGFVTKELKVGASNTYNVTLETESSNLNEVVVIGYGTQKKKLTTGAISGIKTENFTERPISRIDQGLIGQVAGVRVKQTTGLPGQPFSIEIRGAGSITAGNEPLYVVDGFPINTEGSNVNGGFSNGSPLDNMNPNDVASIEVLKDAAAAAIYGSRASNGVVLITTKKGKLGKPTFTFNTYGGVNKEANRVDMLSAEQWIGRAKTMIDAQWVGSGIAGASANQNTAQRIAAYNAVNPTAPLTTANSRYFTYLYDDRWDMPGHPGLDYIDWQDKVFRTGEFSNYQLSASGATETVNYYVSANYQKNTGYIVGTDYTLFSARANVDVKLSEKFKMGINLAPSYSVKNDPGVEGKDNTLFKALTATPVFESTSNAAGEKYTTRYAWGSSTTNMLNALARTGKNSMNRTLISTYASYEFVKGLTFKSTINFDNADNVNESYTPNDVIASIRGAYNTYRRQNLVNENTLNYDLSLGDHHFNVLLGQSFNKYEITKSSLSSGALYQDTGIETLPTGSLGSTTAEKNTLLSYFARLQYNYKEKYILAASVRRDGSSKFGTDRRWGVFSSLSLGWRVKQEEFLKEVNWLSDLKLRASAGTNGSNNIASYGPYALLGQFNYSIGGASAGGLGASTIPNPDLHWEESKSIDYGVDFGFLQNRITGTFEVYKKNNSELLLRVPVLAASGFQNYLTNIGEVENKGWEFELNSINVKTNNFEWRTSANISHNENKVLALGTGQSKIEISNAYDGGVPFIKLEVGKPMYTIFGLQQNGVVSQADIDKGGTTIGGNKLVLGDPRYIDQNGDKKINSEDRVDLGNPTPKYTWGITNNFKYKDIDLSVLVQGQNGGTVYGLTGRAIDRTGMGSVENSLDVDPATRGNWRTSFGYQANSDWLYKSDYVSIRSISIGYNLRQALKGVKRIDNARLYITGENWFYWNKYKVGYNPEAVNTSASSNSDFSVPVDYGGAPLAKSLVIGLNINFN